In the genome of Streptomyces sp. SAI-127, the window AGAATCAGCGGGACGAGCTGGAGAACAGCTCCGACCAGGCCGAGGAGGCCCGCAAGCAGACGGTTGAGAAGGAGCGGCAACTCGGCATCCTCGCGGGCACGGTGGCCGCGCAGGGGCCGGGCATCACGATGACGATCGACGACACCAAGGGGACGGTCGAGGCGGACATGCTGCTCGACGCGATCCAGGAGTTGCGCGCGGCAGGCGCGGAGGCGATCCAGGTGAATGGCGTACGGGTCGTCGCCAACACCTTTCTGTCGGACTCGGGCAAGAGCGTGAGTGTCGACGGGAACAAGATCACCGCGCCTTTTCGTTTCAAGGTCATCGGCAATCCGCAGGACCTCGAACCGGCGCTCAACATCCCTGGAGGCGTGGTGCAGACTCTTGAGAAGGAGCAGGCCACCGTGAGCGTCGAGCAGTCGGACAAGATCGTCGTGGACGCCTTGCGAGCGGCGAAGCGGCCTGACTACGCTCGGTCGTCCCCCCGGTGAACCGGGGGTGCATGGGGGGCGTCCGGCCAGGGCATGAGGTTGCGGGGGGTCGCCGCACCGAATGGGTGGTGCGTGGTGGAAACTGTCTGGTGGAAACGGACGTTGTGAGGATGTCCGGGTCGACCGGTGTGTTCAATCAGGGTTCGTCCTGCCCCACGGGCGGGTCTGTTTCGGTCAAGGGGAATCGCCCGTGAAGTTGTTTGCGAAGTTGTTCGGCAAGAGCGCGCGAGAAGGTAGCGACAACGCGACCGCTCGTCACCGCGCACAGCCCGACGCCGAGGGCCAGCGCCCGCTGTTCCGGGACCAGGTGGGCGGCCAGGGTGGCGACATTTCCGGAGGTCAGGGCGTGCCGTCTGTTGACCCTGCCCAGTCCGGCGGCATAGGTTTCGGGCAGCCGTCAACCTCAAGTACGGGTGGAGGGTTTTCCCCTATGTCGGCCCTGGTGTGTACGAGGTGCGGTAACCGCAACGCGGAGAACAGCCGCTTCTG includes:
- a CDS encoding DUF881 domain-containing protein; the encoded protein is MSEQEETPGNKLRKELPEELPAAPPEEAETPAPEPGLTGRQRLVQGLWPPRVTRAQLIVAVLLFGLGFGLAVQVASNSDSDSALRGARQEDLVRILDELGDRTQRLQDEKQGLENQRDELENSSDQAEEARKQTVEKERQLGILAGTVAAQGPGITMTIDDTKGTVEADMLLDAIQELRAAGAEAIQVNGVRVVANTFLSDSGKSVSVDGNKITAPFRFKVIGNPQDLEPALNIPGGVVQTLEKEQATVSVEQSDKIVVDALRAAKRPDYARSSPR